A region from the Kazachstania africana CBS 2517 chromosome 11, complete genome genome encodes:
- the KAFR0K00100 gene encoding MFS transporter has product MYLQSLKNTFFVDCLEYLHLTSVYEDIPGKYTDIHDASESKQSILTDIEAETSTDYEKHADPFLVDWNGDDDPDNPQNWPQAKKNFITIEIMMLTCITYMGSSIYTPGQEGIQNDFHVGHVTATLNLSLYVLGYGLGQVFFSPLSEVAKIGRQQLYIITYFLFMVFQIGCATVQNIEGLIILRFISGILCSPSLSTGGATIADIIRPEKLTPYIALWAVGAVASPTVGPLLGASMVVSKDWRWTFWLLLWLSIPWLIIFIFFFPETSAANILSRRAARIRKQTGDSRYYTRQERSDAKVSPKQFFVNTLYRPIEMIAKEPIVMAFDIYLAVCYGTFYLFFEAFPIVFINNWHFTIVELGLSYMGFIAGCFIAFSILLFFTNKVVTPRRDNGTFVPETFLLLAMSVSWCLPCGLFLFGWAAMTHWIVPIIAEIFFCICVFNLFQATFSYLAMCYPKYVASVYAGNGLCRSAFACAFPLFGQAMFNNLAIDGYPVAWGTSILGFVSIVLALIPFVLYKYGADLRSRSSFKD; this is encoded by the coding sequence ATGTATTTGCAAAGTCTGAAGAACACTTTCTTCGTCGATTGTTTGGAATATTTACATCTTACAAGTGTATATGAGGACATACCCGGGAAATACACTGATATACACGATGCTTCAGAAAGCAAACAATCCATCCTGACCGATATAGAAGCTGAGACCAGCACGGACTACGAAAAGCACGCGGACCCTTTCCTGGTGGACTGGAatggtgatgatgatcCTGATAACCCACAAAATTGGCCccaagcaaaaaaaaatttcatcaccATAGAGATTATGATGCTGACATGTATTACCTACATGGGCTCCTCAATTTACACACCGGGGCAAGAAGGAATTCAGAATGACTTTCACGTAGGTCATGTCACCGCCACACTAAATCTATCATTGTACGTTCTCGGCTATGGGTTGGGCCAAGTATTTTTCTCTCCACTATCCGAAGTTGCCAAAATCGGTAGACAGCAACTTTACATCATAACTTACTTTCTATTTATGGTCTTTCAAATAGGGTGTGCAACTGTGCAAAACATCGAAGGATTAATCATTTTAAGATTCATCTCTGGTATATTATGCTCTCCTTCCTTATCTACTGGTGGTGCCACTATTGCTGATATTATAAGACCCGAAAAGTTGACTCCATACATAGCATTATGGGCAGTAGGCGCTGTTGCCTCTCCTACCGTCGGTCCCTTATTGGGAGCTTCAATGGTAGTTTCGAAAGATTGGAGATGGACTTTTTGGTTATTATTATGGCTCTCTATTCCATGGCTGATAatctttatctttttctttcctgAGACGTCGGCAGCTAACATTCTCTCAAGGAGAGCCGCTAGAATTAGAAAGCAAACAGGTGACAGTAGGTATTACACCAGACAGGAAAGAAGTGACGCGAAAGTTAGTCCAAAGCAATTTTTCGTCAATACCCTTTATAGACCAATTGAAATGATCGCCAAAGAACCGATTGTCATGGCATTTGACATTTACCTAGCAGTGTGTTACGGCacattttatcttttcttcgaaGCATTCCCAATTGTTTTTATTAACAACTGGCACTTTACCATTGTTGAATTAGGACTCTCGTATATGGGATTCATTGCTGGTTGTTTCATTGCATTCTCAATATTGTTGTTCTTTACAAACAAAGTTGTCACTCCGCGTCGTGATAATGGTACTTTTGTTCCAGAGACATTTTTATTACTAGCAATGTCTGTCAGTTGGTGCTTACCCTGCGGactctttctttttggtTGGGCTGCAATGACTCACTGGATCGTTCCAATAATCGCagaaatctttttttgcATATGTGTATTCAATCTCTTTCAAGCAACATTTTCCTACCTTGCAATGTGTTATCCTAAATATGTCGCCTCAGTATATGCCGGTAATGGGTTATGCCGTAGTGCATTTGCTTGTGCTTTCCCACTATTTGGACAGGCAATGTTCAATAACCTAGCAATTGATGGGTATCCAGTAGCCTGGGGTACTTCAATTCTTGGTTTTGTTTCCATCGTTTTAGCTCTGATACCTTTTGTCCTTTACAAATATGGCGCAGATTTACGTTCCAGGTCTTCTTTCAAGGATTAA
- the KAFR0K00120 gene encoding uncharacterized protein: protein MFNPLIYIKRFFNGRLANGAILGAYIIDAAISIIPIILATFFRHCSVLWIICSIFIIQIQQKGIIQQLSLIFENMENAEEKIKEGLKKDILYLGKFAEKNYKTLLETIYKDLVQMSGKISDPNMLETSKSVLKEIANHRYTAMKKIYDLHDYSKYILADDDNYMFKTAGDNSREVTPKEIDQANKKLGISGKRLDGPHYKIVRGIRNLPEVVASASCKKD from the coding sequence ATGTTCAATCCTCTGATCTACATCAAGcgttttttcaatggtagGCTGGCCAATGGGGCAATTTTAGGCGCCTATATAATTGATGCAGCGATTAGCATTATTCCGATCATACTAGCAACTTTTTTTCGCCACTGCTCAGTCCTATGGATTATCTGCAGCATCtttatcattcaaattcagCAAAAAGGGATCATACAACAACTCTCGTtaattttcgaaaatatggaaaatgCAGAAGAGAAGATTAAAGAAGGTTTAAAAAAGGACATCCTTTATCTTGGTAAGTTTGCGGAAAAGAACTATAAGACACTTTTAGAgactatatataaagatcTTGTTCAGATGTCTGGTAAGATTAGTGATCCAAACATGCTAGAAACCTCTAAATCAGTGCTAAAAGAAATAGCAAACCACAGATATACtgcaatgaaaaagatttatGATCTGCATGACTATTCTAAATACATATTAGCCGATGATGACAATTATATGTTTAAAACAGCAGGTGATAATAGTAGAGAGGTAACTCCTAAGGAGATTGATCAGGCGAATAAAAAGCTGGGTATATCAGGTAAAAGGCTAGATGGTCCTCATTATAAGATAGTTCGTGGTATTCGAAATTTACCTGAAGTGGTCGCCTCTGCATCATGTAAAAAAGATTGA
- the KAFR0K00130 gene encoding uncharacterized protein — translation MYQEILNKIESRYHRACFAAYNYDFDNLVANFNKEDFNIRSWYDDDHYYSDNDLRKEDKEGSKGMKLTQEHTLTYYIVRGARFSFYFAWKLRHSDLELNQWIYRAISARFIMSNYLEDDIIKKYIPACVWYPNIPTKETCFKLLEILPDYKYTIGFVAGYNNWKDVFVKCDFKCVDAFLWKMLLTLKREEMLNILKDKADVRYFIKKDGRVNLDAKIWRTTPEKIAPYTKKDICFEPFAPERLMRYRSINEEYLEWNTYGQSYEGPTLRADVTGIGYIKGLYMERRIHLNERMEELYM, via the coding sequence ATGTACCAGGAGATCCTAAATAAGATCGAAAGCAGGTACCACAGGGCATGCTTTGCTGCCTACAACTACGACTTTGACAACCTCGTGGCCAACTTCAACAAGGAAGACTTCAATATCCGTTCATGGTACGATGACGATCACTATTATTCCGACAATGACCTTAGAAAGGAAGACAAAGAAGGTTCAAAGGGCATGAAATTAACTCAAGAACACACGTTGACGTACTATATCGTGAGGGGTGCGCGGTTCAGCTTTTATTTTGCGTGGAAATTGAGGCATTCTGATTTGGAATTAAATCAATGGATCTATAGGGCCATCTCTGCCAGATTCATCATGAGTAACTACCTCGAGGACGACATCATAAAGAAGTACATTCCTGCCTGTGTATGGTATCCAAACATCCCAACGAAGGAAACATGTTTCAAACTGCTAGAAATTCTGCCAGACTACAAATACACAATAGGCTTTGTTGCTGGATATAACAACTGGAAAGATGTTTTTGTCAAGTGTGATTTTAAGTGTGTGGATGCttttctttggaaaatgtTGCTTACACtcaaaagagaagaaatgCTCAATATCTTGAAGGATAAAGCGGATGTCAGGTATTTCATAAAGAAAGATGGGAGGGTTAACTTGGATGCCAAAATATGGAGAACTACTCCGGAAAAAATTGCCCCTTACacaaagaaagatatttgTTTCGAACCATTTGCACCGGAAAGATTGATGAGGTACCGCTCGATTAACGAAGAATATTTGGAATGGAATACCTATGGCCAAAGTTATGAGGGGCCTACGTTAAGGGCAGACGTCACAGGTATTGGTTATATAAAAGGCTTATACAtggaaagaagaattcatttgaatgaGAGAATGGAAGAGCTCTATATGTAG
- the KAFR0K00135 gene encoding uncharacterized protein: protein MSKRQWNKYFAYTGDVANYNIEYGDFEYAKHGALVSASFAAMVLKNDKKFPKSVCKSAVSNTLINGMINDYLIEEYEPFWMFSYSIINIPQQNLGDQLSVYPYLDYPLQLAACLRDDKSYEKLRSPGVCDVDVARFALFLGRMDIFEEHLEIANNLGFFPKHLDFENEVVIRSGSPGVPIEDVYIPFSDHHPLLSYEELSVTDILNSTDDEE, encoded by the coding sequence ATGTCAAAAAGACAGTGGAACAAGTACTTTGCGTACACTGGGGATGTGGCAAATTACAACATCGAGTACGGGGACTTTGAGTATGCAAAGCACGGTGCTCTGGTGAGTGCATCGTTTGCAGCCATGGTGCTGAAGAACGACAAGAAGTTTCCCAAATCGGTCTGCAAGTCTGCAGTGTCTAACACGCTGATTAATGGTATGATCAACGACTATTTGATTGAGGAGTACGAACCATTTTGGATGTTCAGTTACTCTATCATAAATATCCCACAACAGAACCTCGGAGATCAGCTTTCGGTCTACCCTTATCTGGACTATCCTTTGCAGTTAGCTGCATGCTTGAGAGATGACAAATCGTATGAAAAATTGCGAAGCCCAGGGGTTTGTGATGTTGATGTTGCGAGGTTTGCACTGTTCCTTGGAAGAATGGATATTTTCGAAGAGCATCTAGAAATTGCTAATAACCTTGGGTTCTTTCCTAAGCATTTGgactttgaaaatgaagtagTGATAAGATCAGGGTCCCCTGGAGTGCCTATTGAGGATGTGTATATCCCTTTTTCTGACCACCATCCTCTTCTCAGCTATGAAGAATTGAGTGTCACAGATATTCTGAACTCCACGGATGATGAGGAGTAA
- the KAFR0K00140 gene encoding uncharacterized protein, protein MRKKMNKLINIVSFSLFALVLQACATPIEQKGAIFVKGNELGKADSNYWLLNGTAEATPVNYTTVIDYWESLYTNLQLLGKRDSTIYTLVDTCVDKYCQKVTIEIINGTTKNYQIETQNFFKNMTDSSLDGAYGKRDDVEYESQCTRKICGMNVKSLAKYYNLAAATFDFTSNVYTVASDIVDRIVAAFKKDKEECSGFTLENIIIDPYVSWNAFVSTYTTGKNCDTTAKDENIKCAVRTALEAEHNHQKTAFCLHIDHGGTFNMDIRIIAKTSVAMVDPWRLPCATIGDDWTKTSDCW, encoded by the coding sequence atgaggaaaaaaatgaacaaaCTGATTAATATCGTCTCCTTTAGCTTGTTTGCACTTGTTCTTCAAGCTTGTGCAACACCTATAGAGCAAAAAGGTGCAATTTTTGTCAAAGGGAACGAACTTGGAAAAGCAGATTCTAACTACTGGCTATTAAATGGAACTGCTGAAGCTACTCCAGTTAACTACACTACTGTTATTGATTATTGGGAATCCTTATATACCAATCTTCAATTACTCGGTAAAAGGGACTCCACTATCTACACTCTAGTAGACACATGTGTCGATAAGTACTGTCAAAAGGTCACAATTGAGATAATTAACGGAACTACTaagaattatcaaatagAAACTCagaatttctttaaaaacATGACTGACAGCAGCCTTGATGGCGCTTATGGGAAGCGTGATGACGTCGAATACGAGTCACAGTGCACTCGTAAAATATGTGGCATGAATGTAAAAAGTCTGGCCAAGTATTACAATCTAGCAGCTGCAACATTCGACTTCACTAGTAACGTGTACACGGTCGCATCAGACATAGTTGACAGAATAGTAGCCGCTTTCAAAAAGGATAAAGAGGAATGTTCAGGGTTTACCCTTGAGAATATCATCATCGATCCCTACGTGTCATGGAATGCTTTCGTTTCAACATACACTACTGGAAAAAACTGTGATACTACTGCTaaggatgaaaatataaaatgtGCTGTCCGGACTGCGTTGGAGGCTGAACACAATCATCAAAAAACAGCCTTCTGTTTACATATTGATCACGGTGGTACCTTCAATATGGATATTAGAATTATTGCTAAAACTTCAGTGGCCATGGTTGATCCTTGGAGGTTGCCTTGTGCTACAATTGGCGATGACTGGACCAAAACATCTGACTGTTGGTAA
- the KAFR0K00145 gene encoding uncharacterized protein, with product MGKMRIFFVTILSLGLLTITRQISAASIESKNVIFLKAGQTGVSGANYWLLNGSNEAIPTVYPTPINYWESLFTKNSNDNSSRYTLVDTCVDRYCQLVTLEINNGTIKNYQVKTKKSYRNMTGSTFSGGYIYHYDRDDYSRLKDKKIGLNWQYLTQYCSQAVANLCAIVETVVYKMLTAFNQRSDYCSIDHILLNAYKEWVVFVSPLETDSNCNEDIPVQKIKCAVRTALETERNHEKTAFCLHIDHGSTYNMNIRLIAEGSSGMIDPWGLPCATIGDDWTKTANCW from the coding sequence ATGGGGAAAATGAGAATATTTTTCGTTACTATACTCTCATTAGGGTTATTAACAATTACACGTCAAATATCTGCAGCATCTATAGAGTCTAAAAATGTGATATTTCTCAAAGCTGGGCAGACGGGAGTGTCTGGAGCCAATTATTGGTTATTAAATGGATCTAATGAAGCCATTCCAACCGTATATCCTACTCCCATAAACTATTGGGAGTCTTTATTTACTAAAAATAGTAATGATAACTCATCTCGTTATACTTTAGTTGACACATGTGTTGATAGATATTGTCAACTTGTCACGTTGGAAATAAATAATGGAACCATCAAGAATTATCAGGTCAAAACAAAGAAGTCCTATAGAAATATGACTGGAAGCACTTTTAGTGGtggttatatatatcattatGACCGAGATGATTACTCCCGActtaaagataaaaaaattggtttgAATTGGCAATACCTCACTCAGTACTGTAGTCAAGCTGTTGCAAATCTGTGCGCAATTGTAGAAACCGTGGTTTACAAGATGCTAACTGCTTTCAATCAACGCAGTGATTATTGCTCAATTGatcatattcttttaaatgCTTACAAGGAATGGGTCGTTTTTGTATCGCCATTAGAAACAGACAGTAACTGCAATGAAGATATTCCAgtacaaaaaataaaatgtgCTGTCCGGACTGCGTTGGAGACTGAACGCAATCATGAAAAAACAGCCTTCTGTTTACATATTGATCACGGTAGTACCTACAACATGAATATCAGGCTGATAGCCGAGGGTTCTTCGGGTATGATTGATCCTTGGGGATTACCTTGTGCCACGATTGGTGATGACTGGACTAAAACAGCTAACTGCTGGTAG
- the KAFR0K00150 gene encoding MFS transporter, with translation MYLQAFKNTFFVDILEYFQLVKIYEDVPNKYIDAKGTPLYVDSSSTDIESKGGKESQKGDVDPLLIDWNGEDDPDNPQNWTSSKKNLIIFEIMMLTCINYMGSSIYTPGQGGIQDDFHVGHVTATLNLSLYVLGYGLGQIFFSPLSEVAKIGRQQIYIITFFIFMLLQIGCATVQNIAGLVILRFITGILCSPSLSTGGATIADIIHPDNLAIYIALWAIGAVAAPIVGPLLGASMVVAKNWRWCFWLLLWLAIPCLMICVFLFPETSAANVLSRRASRIREQTGDNRYYTKQEKLDAGVSSKQFLINTLYRPIEIIAEEPIVLAFDAYIAVCYGTFYLFFEAFPIVFVDNWGFSLIELGLSYFGFCVGCCIAFPVLVIFINKVVKPSRKDGTFVPETFLILAMFVSWCLPCSLFLFGWAAMTHWIVPIIAEIFFVICVFNLFQAAFSYLAICYPKYVASVYAGNGFCRSALACAFPLFGKAMYNNLAIDGYPVGWGSSIIGFTSIGLAIIPFALYKYGAYLRSKSSFTG, from the coding sequence ATGTACCTCCAAGCATTTAAAAACACTTTCTTTGTTGAcattttggaatattttcaaCTGGTCAAGATATATGAAGATGTACCCAACAAATATATAGACGCCAAAGGTACTCCACTTTACGTGGATTCATCATCAACTGACATAGAAAGTAAAGGTGGCAAAGAAAGCCAGAAGGGAGACGTAGATCCTCTCTTGATTGATTGGAATGGTGAGGACGATCCTGACAATCCACAAAATTGGACTTCCtctaaaaaaaatctgaTCATTTTCGAAATAATGATGCTGACATGTATCAATTATATGGGATCATCAATTTATACACCGGGGCAGGGAGGGATCCAAGATGATTTTCACGTAGGTCACGTCACTGCCACActaaatttatcattgtACGTCCTTGGTTATGGATTAGgtcaaatattcttttcacCACTTTCCGAAGTGGCCAAAATTGGCAGACAGcaaatttatattattactttctttatatttatgCTTTTGCAAATAGGGTGTGCTACAGTCCAGAATATTGCAGGACTCGTCATTTTGAGATTCATAACAGGCATCCTATGTTCACCTTCCTTATCGACCGGCGGTGCCACAATTGCTGATATTATCCATCCAGATAACCTAGCTATCTACATAGCCTTATGGGCTATTGGTGCTGTTGCTGCTCCCATAGTTGGCCCACTTTTAGGTGCCTCTATGGTGGTTGCGAAAAATTGGAGATGGTGTTTTTGGTTATTACTATGGCTTGCCATTCCATGCTTGATGATCTGCGTCTTCCTTTTTCCTGAAACATCAGCTGCAAACGTTTTATCAAGAAGAGCCTCTAGAATTAGGGAACAAACAGGTGACAATAGGTATTATACCAAGCAAGAAAAACTTGATGCTGGAGTAAGTTCCAAACAGTTTTTGATCAATACACTTTATAGaccaattgaaattattgcCGAAGAACCAATCGTCTTGGCATTTGATGCATACATAGCGGTTTGTTACGGTACCTTTTACCTATTCTTCGAAGCCTTTCCTATTGTATTTGTTGATAATTGGGGGTTTAGTTTGATTGAGTTAGGACTTTCTTACTTTGGTTTTTGTGTTGGATGTTGCATCGCATTTCCAGTTCTGGTAATATTTATCAACAAAGTAGTGAAACCCAGTCGTAAAGATGGTACCTTTGTCCCTGAAacatttttaatattagCAATGTTTGTCAGTTGGTGTTTGCCATGTTCACTATTTCTCTTTGGATGGGCTGCAATGACACACTGGATTGTTCCAATAATAGCAGAGATTTTCTTCGTTATATGCGTATTCAATCTATTCCAAGCAGCGTTTTCATATCTAGCAATATGTTATCCTAAATACGTTGCTTCTGTATATGCAGGTAATGGATTCTGTCGCTCGGCACTTGCCTGTGCTTTTCCACTGTTTGGGAAAGCAATGTACAATAATTTAGCAATCGATGGTTATCCCGTAGGATGGGGGTCGTCCATCATTGGATTTACATCAATTGGTTTAGCCATTATCCCTTTTGCCCTATATAAATATGGTGCATACTTACGTTCAAAGTCATCTTTCACAGGCTAA
- the KAFR0K00160 gene encoding uncharacterized protein has product MDDLSSNELDQLIAELWTKITGGEEKLLYNYETHELKTRNKIIKLPKEFWDYPELASYYLSMQEYFGFSKLEWPKPYVLYNTLIKDFPLTKYKGLPNINALYDSFKNRFGRNIVIPLGFENRAVYHNVNNIKIDLTTNKEFEQTVKKIYNMFNSPKQMELFYDNQTKFIILIPYSVLCKEQSTIQQACDNIKIFWFSRKIMEKLKEDKNIIQNNASEKKTHTGSSTKTTSSSRINFMEMINNIGKSHSFNDGETSINVVVNYMQQFPELMEELSLLVDRLGGNLKSIKNKIVSNIGKVHMEKDLYCSEDRSVIMYLNFFNFPHIIDAVIYYEIVSKGGHDELMLTLKFVFQSQAQ; this is encoded by the coding sequence ATGGATGATTTGTCCTCAAATGAGCTTGATCAACTCATCGCAGAATTATGGACCAAAATCACCGGAGGGGAAGAGAAGTTGCTGTACAACTACGAAACGCATGAGCTGAAAACACGAAATAAGATCATTAAGCTTCCTAAAGAGTTCTGGGATTATCCTGAATTAGCTTCTTACTATCTATCGATGCAAGAATATTTTGGTTTTTCGAAGTTGGAGTGGCCTAAGCCTTACGTGTTGTATAACACCTTGATTAAGGACTTCCCATTGACAAAATACAAGGGCCTTCCGAACATAAATGCACTTTACGATAGCTTTAAAAATAGGTTTGGTAGAAATATTGTAATTCCACTCGGTTTTGAGAATAGGGCTGTATATCATAATGTGAATAACataaaaattgatttgacAACcaataaagaatttgaacaaactgtaaaaaaaatttataatatgTTTAATTCTCCAAAACAGATGGAACTATTTTATGATAACCAAACAAAGttcataattttgattccCTACAGTGTGCTTTGCAAGGAACAATCAACAATCCAGCAAGCCTGTgacaatatcaaaatcttttggTTCTCTAGGAAAATTATGGAAAAACTTAAGGAAGATAAGAATATCATTCAGAATAACGCTagcgaaaaaaaaactcaCACTGGGTCGTCAACGAAAACCACCAGCTCTAGTCGAATCAACTTCATGGAAATGATAAATAATATCGGAAAGTCACACTCTTTCAATGATGGTGAAACTTCCATAAATGTTGTTGTAAATTACATGCAACAATTTCCAGAGCTAATGGAAGAGCTTTCTTTACTCGTTGACCGTCTAGGAGGTAATCTCAAAAGTATAAAAAACAAAATCGTATCAAATATAGGCAAGGTACATATGGAAAAAGACCTTTACTGTAGTGAGGATAGATCTGTCATTATGtacttgaattttttcaattttccaCATATAATTGATGCTGTAATATACTACGAGATTGTTTCCAAGGGCGGCCACGATGAATTAATGCTAActttaaaatttgtatttCAATCACAAGCACAGTAA